A single region of the Aquarana catesbeiana isolate 2022-GZ linkage group LG07, ASM4218655v1, whole genome shotgun sequence genome encodes:
- the TOE1 gene encoding LOW QUALITY PROTEIN: target of EGR1 protein 1 (The sequence of the model RefSeq protein was modified relative to this genomic sequence to represent the inferred CDS: deleted 6 bases in 6 codons), whose translation MTTLRVPVIDIYNDNFSELWPSVLLALKTSTFIAVDTELSGLGSRKSLLNQCIEERYKAICHAARTRSVISLGIACFKELPEKGKNVYLSQIYNLTLLCMEDYTIEPQSVQFLVQHGFDFNKQYSCGIPYYKGNDKGDERRLQSVRTLFLELLQARKPLILHNGLIDLAFLYQSFYAQLPEKIMNFVADLSEMFPAGIYDTKYASEFETRFTASYLEYAYKKCKRENIRRIDSSTNHLSIEFCHYTASMSAYVDYRLCSLPNQEPAGSATEGPHICDKFSAYGWCPNGSKCVLSHNIDLIIDEDEKGRADKKKRRRKRKKTAAQEETPEEVSMEPPCRKPNMDPSDTPEGEEKGEEHLGSLEPPCSKPLSDPSDTPEEGKGEEHLGSMEPPCSKPLVDPSDTPEEGKGEEHLGSMEPPCSKPLVDPSDTPEEGKGQENMETEKEDCLMEETVMGQSETKDLPTPRVSSNQCGDHTGPPATVDTDLSLRDDQTSKPIDEGPHVRPPKRKAPSTSDAGTHRAGFDAFMTGYILAYVWMLKRSDDTDAAATCLPDCQNKIYLSGKNVPLQIIKSVFAKCSRAHMQKIKLVMPCDA comes from the exons GTGTATTGAGGAACGTTATAAGGCGATCTGTCATGCTGCCCGGACGCGTTCCGTCATCTCCCTGGGAATCGCCTGCTTTAAAGAGCTGCCAGAAAAG GGGAAGAATGTCTACTTATCACAGATCTACAACCTGACATTGCTGTGTATGGAGGATTACACCATCGAGCCGCAGTCTGTGCAATTCCTCGTCCAACACGGATTCGACTTCAATAAACAATATTCCTGCGGGATCCCGTACTACAAAGGCAACGACAAG GGCGATGAGCGGCGTCTGCAGAGCGTCCGCACCCTCTTCCTGGAGCTGCTCCAGGCCCGGAAGCCTCTCATCCTCCACAACGGCCTGATAGATCTGGCTTTCCTCTATCAGAGCTTCTACGCTCAGCTCCCCGAGAAGATCATGAACTTCGTGGCCGACCTCTCGGAAATGTTCCCGGCCGGCATCTACGACACCAAATACGCCTCGGAGTTTGAGACGCGCTTCACCGCCTCTTACCTGGAGTACGCCTATAAGAAATG CAAGCGTGAGAACATTCGGAGGATAGACTCGAGCACCAATCACCTCTCTATAGAGTTCTGTCACTATACCGCCAGCATGTCGGCGTACGTGGACTACCGCCTGTGCTCCCTCCCCAACCAAGAACCCGCCGGCTCGGCCACAGAAGGGCCCCACATCTGCGACAAGTTCTCT GCGTACGGCTGGTGCCCCAACGGATCGAAGTGCGTTCTCTCCCACAACATTGACCTGATCATCGATGAGGATGAGAAGGGAAGAGCAGACAAGAAGAAGAGGAGACGGAAGAGGAAAAAGACCGCAGCA CAAGAAGAGACCCCCGAGGAGGTGAGCATGGAGCCCCCTTGTAGAAAG CCCAATATGGACCCTTCTGATACcccagagggagaggagaagggagaggagcacTTGGGGAGCTTGGAACCCCCTTGTAGCAAACCCCTTAGT GACCCTTCTGATACCCCAGaagaagggaagggagaggagcACTTGGGGAGCATGGAACCCCCTTGTAGCAAACCCTTAGTGGACCCTTCTGATACCCCAGaagaagggaagggagaggagcACTTGGGGAGCATGGAACCCCCTTGTAGCAAACCCTTAGTGGACCCTTCTGATACCCCAGAAGAGGGGAAAGGACAGGAAAACATGGAGACTGAGAAGGAAGACTGCTTAATGGAGGAGACCGTTATGGGCCAATCAGAGACGAAGGACTTGCCCACCCCT AGAGTCTCTTCCAATCAGTGTGGAGACCACACTGGACCTCCAGCCACTGTGGACACGGATTTGTCTCTAAGAGACGATCAGACCAGTAAACCTATTGATGAGGGT CCCCATGTACGGCCCCCTAAGCGGAAAGCCCCCAGCACGTCGGACGCGGGAACCCACAGAGCCGGCTTCGACGCCTTTATGACCGGATACATTCTGGCTTACGTGTGGATGCTGAAGAGATCGGACGACACGGACGCTGCCGCC ACCTGCCTCCCGGACTGCCAAAATAAGATTTATCTCAGCGGGAAGAACGTTCCTCTGCAGATCATCAAAAGCGTCTTTGCCAAATGCTCCCGCGCCCACATGCAGAAAATTAAACTCGTCATGCCCTGCGATGCCTAA